The Fusarium falciforme chromosome 4, complete sequence genomic interval GCATCCTATACGGCGTGATGCGGTATTCCGTAACCGTTTCCCACCAGCTGGAGGGGTTCCTGCACGATCACATATGAAGGTAACGTGAAGTCTCCCATTCGCAGTCTTTGAAGACCGCTGGGAGATAAAGGCGTAGCCTCGTGGCGCTGCCCAAGCGTTGATTGCTGCGGTCAGCTCCTCTCGTGAGTTAAATTGACCTTCAGGAGGAAGAGCATCATCGGGGAAGCCGTGAGAGTCGTCAATTGTAACCATTGTAGCAGGGATCAGGCGAGGCAACTAGAATTGATACCATAGAAGCTATCAATCGTCTTCCAAGAGGGCGAAAATGCGGTGTGTGGCCCCCTTGCAATGTGGCCACATATCCCTCTTACATAACGGATCTTATTTGTACGACCGGCCGTATGATATATCACGTGATCTTATTTGTACGGCCGGTCGTACATGTATGAGGACCCTTCGCGCAGTCATCTGAGTCACTCGTCTTGACACTTGACCCAAAGCACGCAATACACCTTCACCACATGACCCGTCAGATCACGATGGCTCCTCCAAACAGCGCTCTTTTCGTCATTGATATCCAACACGACCTGGCGGGGGATCCCAAGACTGAGATCCCACATGCCGCCCGTATCCGTGATGCTGGAGAGGTCATCCTTTCTGCCGCGCGTGGTATTTCTCAAACTGAGGGAGCTCAGCCGCCTCTCATAGTCTTTGTGCAGCACGAGGAAGCCCCTGAGGAGGGTCCCCTAGTCAAGGGAAGCGATCCATGGAAACTTGTCTTTGAGCCGCAGACGAACAATTCTAGGGAGATTCTCGTGCCCAAGACCACTCGTATGGCCCATGGCATTTCTCTTTGTGAATTCGATATTGATGAAGCACAGGAGACACGTTCAAGTCAAACCCGGGACTCGCTGAACAGCTGAAGGCGCAAGGAATCGAACATATCGTGGCGTTTGGAGTCCAAAGCGACTGCTGTGTATTCGAGACAAGCAAAGGTGCCCTCGAGGCCGGGTTTCGACTTACGCTACTGCAAGGAGCCCATTCGACTTACGATTCCAAAGAGGGCACTGCACTTGAGATTGAGACGAGTATTGAAGATTCATTGAGGGCTCTTGGTGCAAAGATCGTTCAGTTTGAAACTGCGGTGGGCGGCTGGAAAGAGACGGGGAACTTGGATTTTTGATTGAATAGATATCTACAACAACTAGAATTACAAAACCACATTCCCACCACCAATGAACTCCTAAACTCCTAGCTCCCATGAGTATTAGTTGGATAGGCAATGATGGTCATGTCGTGGTGTCTGACTTAGCGAAGCTGCTTCTAGAGGAAAGCTTCCACTCCTTTGGGACCATAGTGCTATACCAGACAAGAGGACCTTGGGCCGCCACTTATCTTCCAAGTAAAATCCACGCTCAGGAACGAGGAATTGGAACCTGAAAGGGTCTGGCTTTTGCCCGAGCCGCTTCCATGAGACCGTGGCCTTGGGCTCTGCTTCTTCGTTAGCAACAGCAGGATCACCGGATAGGGCGCTTTCCTCCCCTGGGTCCAAAGACTCCCTCGTCTGCTCCGGGTAGAGCCTCCACTCATAAGGATAGTGTCTGTCGGATACCTGAGCCTTGGGTGTCTTCCTCCATCTGCAAGATGGATTAAGGGGCCAAGTGTTTGGGTTGTACTCGGCTTGAAGAGTTCTCGTACGAGATTCGTCCAACGGGACGGCCGGTGACAACAAGGGATCATCCATTGATGGCCCGTTGTACACCTTGATAGACCTCCTGTCGCCTGTGAGGCCACCATGAGAGGTGACAGCAAACATCTTGCGGTTAGAACTATCCCCGAGATAGAACTTGGACGAAACCTCCTCTGGATCGCAGTAGTCTGTCAACGTCTGGGGCAGAGAGACAGGTGGAGCCACTTCGATCATCATCTGTGGCTTGTTGGGGGTCTGCGCCTCCGAGGGCAGAGCAGATGTGTTCTGAGAGTTGTTCATGCTGGTTGCCATGTCGTCGGCCTTGGGTGTTTGGTTTCCTGTTGGTATCGTCGTAAGCACAGTATAGTGGTAGTTTGTCGTGGAGAAGTGTTTTGAGATTACGACATGATTCACCGGTCGAGGACGGGTTAAGTAATGCACAGGTTGAAACCGAAACCCCTGAACGGGATCTCCCTAACTTTGTGGTTGATACAGTCTGCTCACGCGATGAACAAGCCATCATGACTGCAGTTGGTATTGTGTAATACTTGTTCAGGCACCAGAATGCTCTCCGGATCTACATTAATCCAAATATGTTCTGGGTGATAGCCTTTGTGAGTGAACGATTGAGTTCCCTTTAAGGGGTCAAACAAAGAACGTGAATCTTTTAATTTCCCCAGCGGGAAAACACACCATAAGAGACCATTTTCAGAAGCAATCAAGTACAGGTACAGAATTATTAGTAACACTCTGGGGAAATATGTACAACCTTTGATCACCTAGCCCGGGAGCTCATCCGTAGTCCTCGTTGAGGAACGAGCCTGCAAAGCGTTCACTTGCGTCTCAGTCTCCATCCGTTTCATTAAGATAGGGAAGAGCAACATGGCTTGGTTGTGTGTAATATGGACACAAAGAGCGCCactaataaaaacttatactTCGGTCGTGCCTGAGCTCGCGGATTTTGATAACGAATGGACCAAACTAGCAGCACGGCAATATTAGCAGCGTTTGCCTCTTATAGCCTCATCTGCAATATCTGAGAATTGTTTTATGATCAGAATTTCTGAAGCGAAACAGTTTGCAATTTCAGCTGCCACGGACTCGGAAGACAGCACGGAATTTTC includes:
- a CDS encoding Isochorismatase domain-containing protein, whose translation is MAPPNSALFVIDIQHDLAGDPKTEIPHAARIRDAGEVILSAARGISQTEGAQPPLIVFVQHEEAPEEGPLVKGSDPWKLVFEPQTNNSREILVPKTTRDTFKSNPGLAEQLKAQGIEHIVAFGVQSDCCVFETSKGALEAGFRLTLLQGAHSTYDSKEGTALEIETSIEDSLRALGAKIVQFETAVGGWKETGNLDF